A single genomic interval of Mucilaginibacter robiniae harbors:
- a CDS encoding competence/damage-inducible protein A, which yields MLAEIITIGDEILIGQIVDTNSAWIAQQLNSAGIRVKQISSVSDDRQHILTALKEAQERVDVILITGGLGPTKDDITKKTLAEYFQVGMIENAEALENVKRIFAKYNRPLLEVNRQQALVPENCEVINNHNGTAPGMWFEHQGKVYVSMPGVPFEMMYMVEDQVLPKLKATFKLPFIIHKTILTVGEGESFLAERIADIEDSLPPHIKLAYLPKLGQVRLRLSGYGENQDNLATEVEHYAEQIISSLGTVVVAQEDIALEKALLDKLESSSKTLSVAESCTGGYISHLFTQHPGSSKAFLGGAVSYSNELKESILGVKNETLWQHGAVSEKTATEMVQGALQNFKSDYAIAVTGIAGPGGGTDEKPVGTVWIAVASAAETVVRRFTFGNKRKQNIERTAITALGMLNTLLGNL from the coding sequence ATGCTGGCAGAAATTATAACCATAGGTGACGAAATATTAATAGGGCAGATTGTAGATACTAACTCAGCCTGGATAGCTCAGCAACTGAATAGTGCTGGTATTCGAGTTAAACAGATTTCATCTGTATCTGACGATCGGCAACACATACTAACAGCTTTAAAGGAAGCACAAGAGCGCGTAGATGTAATACTGATAACTGGTGGATTAGGTCCTACAAAAGATGATATTACGAAAAAAACTTTAGCTGAATACTTTCAGGTGGGCATGATTGAAAATGCCGAAGCGCTGGAAAATGTAAAGCGCATTTTTGCTAAGTATAACCGCCCCTTACTGGAAGTAAATCGGCAGCAGGCCCTTGTACCCGAAAATTGTGAAGTAATCAATAATCATAATGGTACAGCGCCGGGTATGTGGTTTGAGCACCAGGGTAAAGTGTATGTTTCAATGCCTGGTGTACCTTTTGAGATGATGTATATGGTAGAAGATCAAGTTCTACCTAAACTGAAAGCTACTTTTAAGTTACCGTTTATAATTCATAAAACTATACTTACAGTTGGTGAGGGAGAATCATTTTTAGCTGAACGTATAGCTGATATAGAAGATAGTTTGCCACCACATATTAAACTGGCTTATTTACCAAAGCTAGGCCAAGTTCGGTTACGTTTGAGTGGATATGGTGAAAACCAGGATAATTTAGCTACGGAAGTAGAACATTATGCCGAACAAATTATATCAAGTTTGGGTACAGTAGTTGTAGCACAAGAAGATATTGCACTGGAAAAGGCTTTGTTAGATAAATTAGAAAGTTCAAGTAAAACCCTATCGGTTGCTGAAAGCTGTACAGGCGGTTATATTTCGCATTTGTTTACACAACATCCTGGTTCATCTAAAGCGTTTTTAGGTGGGGCTGTTTCCTATTCCAATGAACTAAAAGAAAGCATTCTGGGGGTGAAAAACGAAACTCTTTGGCAGCATGGCGCTGTGAGTGAAAAAACCGCTACCGAGATGGTACAGGGAGCATTGCAAAATTTCAAATCAGATTATGCCATTGCTGTAACAGGTATTGCCGGCCCAGGTGGGGGTACAGATGAAAAGCCTGTAGGTACCGTTTGGATTGCTGTAGCTAGTGCTGCTGAAACTGTTGTTCGTAGGTTTACTTTCGGCAACAAGCGTAAACAAAATATCGAGCGTACAGCCATTACTGCATTAGGAATGTTGAATACTTTGCTGGGCAACCTATAA
- a CDS encoding N-acetylmuramoyl-L-alanine amidase family protein: MKIKAFKTSICGLLLGLICFTNYSFGITYQNQLDSTNTGFKLKTIVVDAGHGGHDPGAYGSFSMEKNVTLAIAFKLQQAIQKDLPDVNVVMTRTTDEFVELHKRSEIANKAKGNIFISIHCNSLADSRSSEIVDYTKGRHGKKTPVYKTVVVHNHSGKGVLVLVYGFKRTGEQLEAIRENASILQEKNYKDYYADDDDPTSAMVLNAFRDKYRKQSIHLANLINSEFTDTDGRYSNGVKEQSLHVLANSGMPAVLVETGFINNAEEEEYLNSDNGQTEVVNSIVRAIKQYKRELEQKAQPQ; the protein is encoded by the coding sequence ATGAAAATTAAAGCTTTCAAAACATCCATTTGTGGTTTATTACTCGGGCTCATTTGTTTTACAAACTATTCTTTTGGTATAACTTATCAGAACCAGCTAGATTCAACTAATACTGGCTTTAAGCTTAAAACTATTGTGGTTGATGCAGGTCATGGCGGACACGATCCAGGTGCTTACGGCTCCTTCTCGATGGAAAAAAATGTAACGTTGGCAATTGCATTTAAATTGCAACAAGCCATACAAAAAGATTTGCCAGATGTAAACGTAGTGATGACTCGCACCACCGATGAGTTTGTAGAATTACACAAACGCTCTGAAATTGCCAACAAGGCCAAAGGAAATATCTTTATTTCTATTCACTGCAACTCACTGGCTGATAGTCGGAGCAGTGAAATTGTTGATTATACCAAAGGGCGGCATGGTAAAAAAACACCGGTTTACAAGACGGTAGTGGTGCATAACCATTCAGGTAAAGGGGTTTTAGTGTTGGTGTACGGATTTAAACGCACTGGTGAACAACTAGAAGCTATACGCGAAAATGCTTCCATTTTACAAGAAAAAAACTATAAAGATTACTATGCTGATGACGACGATCCTACATCAGCCATGGTACTGAATGCTTTTCGGGATAAATACAGAAAGCAAAGCATTCATTTAGCTAATTTAATCAATTCAGAATTTACAGATACTGATGGCCGATATAGCAATGGTGTTAAAGAGCAAAGTTTACACGTATTGGCCAACAGTGGTATGCCGGCAGTACTGGTGGAAACTGGTTTTATTAATAATGCTGAAGAAGAAGAATACCTGAATTCAGATAATGGGCAAACGGAAGTAGTTAACTCTATTGTACGTGCTATAAAGCAATATAAACGTGAATTAGAACAAAAAGCTCAGCCGCAGTAA
- a CDS encoding ribonuclease Z has protein sequence MKFEVTILGSSSATPVYNRNPTAQVLNINERLYLIDCGEGTQLQMIRFDVKVSRIDHIFISHLHGDHYFGLVGLLSSLHLNGRTKPIKIFGPAPLKEIIDVQFKHSETNLHYPIEFYPTNPDVSEVILDNQDVVVETIPLDHRIACTGFLFKQKKRLRKLIKEKVLALDIPLENYALLKKGAPYTAPDGTVYKNTDLTVDSDRPKCYAFCSDTIYNEQYFEQISHVDMLYHEATFLHNLLDRANKTHHTTAWQAAQVASQTQAKSLLIGHFSARYKSLNELLDEARNVFPNTELALEGYTYEVGIDFV, from the coding sequence ATGAAGTTTGAGGTAACCATACTGGGTAGCAGTTCAGCAACACCTGTATATAACAGAAATCCGACGGCACAGGTGCTTAACATTAATGAGCGCCTGTACCTGATTGATTGCGGCGAAGGTACGCAATTACAGATGATACGTTTTGATGTAAAAGTTAGTCGTATCGATCACATCTTTATCAGCCATTTGCATGGCGATCACTATTTTGGCCTAGTAGGCTTACTATCTTCTTTGCATCTGAATGGCCGTACCAAACCCATAAAGATATTCGGACCGGCACCTTTAAAAGAAATTATTGATGTGCAGTTTAAACACTCAGAAACTAACCTGCATTATCCTATTGAGTTTTATCCCACTAATCCTGATGTATCTGAAGTAATTCTAGATAATCAGGATGTTGTAGTAGAAACCATTCCGCTCGACCATCGCATAGCTTGTACCGGCTTTTTATTTAAGCAAAAGAAACGTTTACGTAAACTAATCAAAGAAAAGGTATTAGCCTTGGATATTCCGCTTGAGAATTATGCATTGCTTAAGAAGGGAGCACCTTATACAGCGCCAGATGGAACAGTTTATAAGAACACAGATTTGACTGTTGATTCTGATCGCCCTAAATGTTACGCCTTTTGTTCAGATACCATCTATAATGAACAATATTTTGAGCAGATTAGTCATGTAGATATGCTATATCATGAAGCTACATTTTTACATAATCTGTTAGATAGAGCTAACAAGACTCACCATACCACAGCTTGGCAAGCTGCACAGGTGGCATCACAAACCCAAGCTAAGAGCTTGTTAATAGGGCACTTCTCGGCTCGTTATAAAAGTCTTAATGAATTGCTGGATGAAGCTCGTAATGTATTCCCAAATACGGAATTAGCACTTGAAGGCTATACTTATGAAGTAGGGATTGATTTTGTTTAA
- a CDS encoding MlaD family protein: protein MKISNETKIGVLTVFAITVLILGYSYLKGNDVFSSANKFYAIYRNVEGLTLSKPVLVNGFQIGHVSNMTLQPSGSTTVEFKIDKKYPVPANTLARLESTDLLGSKAIVFEMGNSREMAEDQDTLRADIQGSLAESLQPVQRKAELLADKVDSTLSAVNKILNPEFQRNIDRSFLSIANSLQTLEGTTKKIDRLVGSQTGHISTILTNSEALTANLRASTVRLNTATANFERVSTDIANGNLKQTLASANQAMNDLQATVSKINNGKGSLGLLMNDDQMYNNLNAASANLNNLFIDLKAHPKRYVSFSVFGRKGD, encoded by the coding sequence TTGAAAATATCTAACGAAACTAAAATTGGCGTACTTACTGTATTTGCCATCACCGTACTAATATTAGGCTACAGTTACCTGAAAGGCAACGATGTTTTTTCCAGCGCCAATAAGTTTTATGCCATTTACCGAAATGTAGAAGGCTTAACCTTATCAAAACCAGTATTGGTTAACGGATTCCAGATTGGTCACGTATCAAACATGACCTTGCAACCTAGTGGCAGCACTACTGTTGAATTTAAAATTGATAAAAAGTACCCCGTACCCGCTAATACATTAGCACGCCTAGAAAGTACCGACTTATTGGGCAGTAAAGCTATTGTATTTGAAATGGGCAACAGTCGAGAGATGGCTGAAGATCAAGACACTTTACGTGCTGATATACAAGGTAGCTTGGCAGAAAGCTTACAACCAGTACAACGTAAAGCTGAGCTGCTGGCTGATAAGGTAGACTCAACTTTAAGCGCTGTAAATAAAATATTGAACCCCGAATTTCAACGTAATATAGATCGTAGCTTTTTAAGCATTGCAAACTCCTTACAAACATTAGAAGGAACTACTAAGAAAATAGATCGCTTGGTGGGTTCGCAAACTGGTCACATAAGTACTATTTTAACCAACTCAGAAGCGTTAACAGCTAATTTACGTGCCAGTACAGTACGTTTAAACACAGCTACAGCAAATTTTGAACGTGTCAGTACTGACATTGCTAATGGTAATTTAAAGCAAACTTTAGCAAGTGCTAATCAAGCAATGAACGATTTACAAGCTACCGTTAGTAAAATAAACAATGGTAAAGGCTCATTAGGTTTGCTGATGAATGATGATCAGATGTACAATAACCTGAATGCAGCCTCAGCAAATTTGAACAACTTGTTTATCGATTTGAAAGCACATCCTAAACGCTACGTAAGCTTTTCAGTGTTTGGTCGTAAAGGGGATTGA
- a CDS encoding putative LPS assembly protein LptD: MKLVSFFFLLGTILILNSIAIAGRHSYSKPVLLADTIIKLDTVKDKKILAPAKARENARTKKGGAKSASATNDTTKKSKSGLKSQVNAKGDDLSYFDIEKNIGYYYGNARVTYEDFELDADFIRVDKNKHLIFASGLVNPKTHRYQNKPIAKSKGQNPVIADSLYYNYETKKIKAWNTSGEQEGNYITGGQTKKLNETEVAYNNILFSTCSLPYPETHFGIVITKGIGEKNKIISGPAYLEIEGVPLPIAIPFGFFPKPDHRTSGVILPSFGEDSRLGFYLRQFGYYVGINDNLDLTTTGTLYSRGSFEAGTTARYLKRYEYQGTLTFNFGAHNYGVQGDPYQKDFSVIWNHSQDANAHPGSTFSASVNAATSTFYQNNVATTNYNVQAITQNNLRSSIAYSKTWAGTPFNFTANLSHSQDLTAKTVSLELPTFNFNMTSISPFDSKDRVGDQKWYQRITVAYSLQGTNKINSEPESQIFKGDNLLKKLQSGFQHQIPIGLNLNVLKYFQFNANSTYTERWYFQSTRQYYERGSISGNATPLVDTVQGFTRAGDYNVSAGLSTKIYSEASFKGTLKKLRLVSTPSLSLSYRPDFGDPKYGYYRTIVSGAVLPYQVVSSRYSIYQYSVYGGPSQGKSASLNLNVDNTLEGKLKARSTDTSGADRKISILQGLSFATSYNFAADSFRLSPISFNAHTTVLNQKVSLSLNGVLDPYASQIKDSISNNQIQRFYRRIDRYTFQDGKFPTLNTLNFSMNFSLNSSKNKRTNSPPSNTLQSLNRQQADELALINSDPEAYVDFNVPYNVNVNYNFTYNNGGLTKTISNTINASGDVNVTPKWKVQYTTGFDVKAAKITTTSFSIYRDLHCWDLSFRWLPFGYYKSFSVDLRVKASILQDLKLSKRKDYYNNQ; this comes from the coding sequence TTGAAATTAGTCAGCTTTTTTTTTCTGTTAGGTACGATATTGATTTTAAATAGTATAGCTATAGCAGGTCGGCACAGCTATAGTAAGCCGGTTTTATTGGCAGATACCATTATAAAACTAGATACTGTTAAAGATAAGAAGATTTTAGCGCCTGCCAAGGCCCGTGAAAATGCGCGTACTAAAAAGGGAGGTGCAAAGTCAGCTTCTGCTACTAACGACACTACTAAAAAAAGCAAAAGTGGCCTTAAATCACAAGTAAATGCCAAAGGCGATGATTTATCATACTTTGACATTGAAAAGAATATTGGTTATTACTATGGCAATGCTCGTGTTACTTACGAAGATTTTGAGTTAGATGCCGATTTTATTAGGGTAGATAAAAACAAACATTTAATTTTTGCCAGTGGTTTGGTTAATCCTAAAACACACCGTTATCAAAACAAGCCCATAGCAAAAAGCAAAGGGCAAAATCCGGTAATTGCAGATTCACTTTATTATAATTACGAAACCAAAAAGATAAAAGCTTGGAATACCTCTGGTGAGCAGGAAGGGAATTATATTACCGGTGGTCAAACTAAAAAGTTAAACGAAACTGAAGTAGCTTACAATAATATATTATTTAGTACCTGCTCTTTACCTTACCCTGAAACGCATTTTGGTATAGTAATCACAAAAGGAATTGGCGAAAAGAACAAAATCATATCAGGACCGGCTTACTTGGAAATTGAAGGGGTACCCTTGCCAATTGCTATACCTTTCGGTTTCTTTCCGAAGCCCGACCATCGTACCTCGGGTGTAATATTGCCCAGTTTTGGTGAAGATTCCCGCTTAGGTTTTTACCTGCGGCAGTTTGGTTATTATGTTGGTATTAACGATAATCTGGATTTAACTACTACTGGTACATTATACTCACGCGGATCATTTGAGGCGGGTACTACAGCACGATACCTAAAAAGGTATGAGTATCAGGGTACTTTGACATTTAACTTTGGTGCACACAATTATGGTGTACAAGGAGATCCTTATCAAAAAGATTTTAGCGTTATATGGAATCACTCACAGGATGCCAATGCTCACCCTGGAAGCACGTTTTCAGCTTCTGTAAATGCAGCTACTTCAACATTTTATCAAAACAACGTAGCTACTACAAATTACAACGTACAAGCTATCACTCAAAATAATTTACGTTCAAGTATTGCTTACAGTAAAACCTGGGCCGGAACGCCGTTTAATTTTACGGCTAACTTGTCACATAGTCAGGATTTAACTGCTAAAACAGTGTCGCTGGAGTTACCTACCTTCAACTTCAACATGACTTCCATCAGCCCGTTTGATTCAAAAGATAGAGTTGGCGATCAGAAATGGTATCAGCGTATTACTGTGGCATATAGCTTGCAAGGTACCAACAAGATTAACAGCGAGCCGGAATCACAAATTTTTAAAGGCGATAATTTGTTAAAGAAATTACAAAGTGGTTTCCAACATCAAATACCTATTGGTTTAAACTTGAATGTATTAAAATATTTTCAATTTAATGCTAACAGTACCTATACCGAAAGGTGGTATTTTCAAAGCACCAGACAGTACTATGAGCGTGGTAGCATTTCTGGAAATGCTACACCTTTGGTTGATACAGTACAAGGATTTACTCGAGCAGGTGATTACAATGTGAGTGCAGGTTTGTCCACTAAAATTTATAGTGAGGCTAGTTTTAAGGGAACTCTTAAAAAATTACGTTTAGTATCAACACCATCATTAAGTTTGAGCTATCGCCCAGATTTTGGCGATCCTAAATATGGCTATTACCGTACAATAGTCAGTGGTGCAGTTTTGCCTTATCAAGTTGTTTCCAGCCGTTATTCTATTTACCAATATTCTGTATATGGCGGACCTAGTCAGGGTAAATCCGCTTCCTTAAACCTGAATGTGGATAACACATTGGAAGGTAAGCTGAAAGCCAGAAGTACAGATACATCAGGAGCAGACCGTAAGATATCTATATTACAAGGGCTTAGTTTTGCAACCTCTTATAATTTTGCAGCCGATTCTTTTAGACTATCACCCATTTCATTCAACGCACATACTACTGTACTGAACCAAAAAGTTAGCTTAAGCTTAAATGGGGTGCTAGATCCATATGCTTCACAAATAAAAGATTCAATAAGTAATAACCAAATACAACGTTTTTACCGTCGTATTGATCGTTACACTTTCCAAGATGGCAAGTTCCCAACATTAAACACGTTGAACTTTTCGATGAATTTCAGTTTGAATTCATCAAAAAACAAGCGAACCAATTCGCCTCCATCCAATACTTTACAAAGTTTGAACCGACAACAAGCTGATGAATTAGCCTTAATCAATAGTGATCCTGAAGCTTATGTAGATTTCAACGTGCCTTACAATGTAAACGTTAACTATAACTTCACTTACAATAATGGAGGGCTTACAAAAACCATCTCTAACACAATAAATGCCAGTGGTGATGTGAACGTAACTCCCAAATGGAAGGTGCAATATACTACGGGTTTTGACGTAAAAGCAGCCAAAATTACTACAACATCGTTTTCAATTTACCGCGATCTGCATTGCTGGGATTTGTCTTTCCGGTGGCTACCTTTTGGTTATTATAAATCGTTCAGCGTTGACTTAAGGGTAAAGGCTAGTATTTTGCAGGATTTGAAACTATCTAAGCGAAAAGATTATTATAACAATCAATAA
- a CDS encoding PhoH family protein has translation MNELKLSIEHINPAVLWGPNNDHFEIIKKQYPKLKIVARGSEVKVLGDENELAAFKDKFGYLLQHVEKFDNLSITDIERILGAKAIEPATPTDTQGDKSTTGEVIVFGPNGIMVKARTANQRRMVTSITKSDIMFAIGPAGTGKTYTAVALAVRALKNKEIKRIILTRPAVEAGENLGFLPGDLKEKIDPYLRPLYDALDDMIPAEKLKTYLENRTIEIAPLAFMRGRTLDNCFVILDEAQNATDMQLKMFLTRMGPSAKFIVTGDVTQIDLPKKQQSGLHTALHILTDIKGIEIIYLSGEDVVRHKLVKRILEAYGDIQ, from the coding sequence TTGAACGAACTTAAGCTATCTATTGAACACATTAACCCCGCGGTTTTGTGGGGTCCGAACAATGATCATTTTGAGATCATTAAGAAACAATATCCTAAATTAAAAATTGTAGCCCGCGGCAGCGAAGTAAAAGTGCTGGGCGATGAGAATGAACTTGCAGCTTTTAAAGATAAATTTGGTTATTTGCTGCAGCATGTTGAAAAGTTTGATAACCTGAGTATAACAGATATTGAACGTATTTTAGGTGCTAAAGCAATTGAGCCAGCAACACCAACAGACACGCAAGGTGACAAATCTACTACTGGTGAGGTAATTGTTTTTGGCCCTAACGGTATTATGGTAAAGGCCCGTACAGCTAACCAACGCCGTATGGTAACTAGTATCACCAAAAGCGACATTATGTTTGCTATTGGTCCAGCTGGCACAGGTAAAACCTACACAGCGGTTGCTTTAGCAGTAAGGGCATTGAAAAACAAGGAAATCAAACGGATTATATTAACTCGACCGGCTGTAGAAGCGGGAGAGAACTTGGGTTTCTTGCCAGGCGATTTGAAGGAGAAAATTGATCCATATCTGCGCCCATTGTATGATGCTTTGGATGATATGATACCTGCCGAGAAACTGAAAACTTATCTGGAAAACCGTACTATAGAGATTGCTCCGTTAGCCTTTATGCGTGGCCGTACGCTGGATAATTGTTTTGTGATACTGGATGAAGCTCAGAATGCTACAGACATGCAGTTGAAAATGTTCCTGACTCGTATGGGACCTTCAGCCAAGTTTATTGTTACAGGTGATGTTACCCAAATTGATTTACCTAAAAAACAACAATCGGGCTTGCATACAGCGTTACACATTTTAACCGATATTAAAGGTATTGAAATAATTTACCTAAGCGGTGAAGATGTTGTACGGCATAAGTTGGTAAAACGCATTTTGGAAGCATACGGAGATATACAATAA
- a CDS encoding N-acetylmuramoyl-L-alanine amidase family protein, translating into MPSLFCRLLLVITSFSSLSFGHGHIQTEDSPGGKFRIKTIVVDAGHGGRAAGAMGSYSLEKNVTLALALKLQAAINREMAGIKVVMTRTTDAYVNNGYRAVMANESKGDLYICLHCNSLPDARKKVNGKTVSVRNHSGKGVLLLVYAFHRTREQLAAIRENEMAEQEDRYSSRQKFSVDPADAIVLNAYRDKFRKQSIHLAGLINNEFVNHDSRPSLGVIEQGVQVLANSAMPSVLVETGFINNPEEEDYLNSASGQNEIVNSIVRAIKKYAKEVDQTNQ; encoded by the coding sequence ATGCCAAGCTTATTCTGTCGTTTGTTGCTTGTAATTACTAGTTTTAGTAGCTTATCTTTCGGCCATGGACATATTCAAACTGAAGATTCACCTGGTGGCAAATTCCGCATAAAAACCATTGTAGTTGACGCTGGCCATGGCGGACGGGCTGCCGGAGCCATGGGATCCTATTCGTTAGAGAAAAACGTAACCTTAGCTCTAGCTCTGAAATTACAAGCAGCCATAAACCGCGAAATGGCTGGTATAAAGGTTGTCATGACACGAACTACTGACGCTTACGTGAATAATGGGTACCGTGCTGTTATGGCTAACGAAAGTAAAGGTGACCTATATATATGTTTGCACTGTAATTCACTCCCTGATGCCAGAAAAAAAGTAAATGGCAAAACAGTTTCAGTTCGTAATCATTCAGGTAAAGGAGTGTTACTATTGGTATATGCATTTCACCGCACCAGAGAACAGTTGGCTGCTATACGTGAAAACGAAATGGCTGAACAAGAAGATCGCTATTCAAGCCGGCAAAAATTTTCTGTTGACCCAGCAGATGCAATAGTTTTAAATGCCTACCGGGATAAATTTAGAAAGCAAAGCATTCATTTAGCAGGCTTAATCAATAATGAATTCGTAAACCATGATAGTAGGCCAAGTTTAGGTGTAATAGAACAAGGTGTTCAGGTATTAGCTAATAGCGCCATGCCATCCGTGTTGGTAGAAACCGGCTTTATCAATAACCCTGAAGAAGAAGATTACTTAAATTCTGCATCTGGGCAAAACGAAATTGTGAATTCTATTGTTAGGGCTATAAAGAAATACGCAAAAGAAGTTGATCAAACGAATCAATAA
- a CDS encoding STAS domain-containing protein, producing the protein MKFTVDKHEKYVLIKLNESKLNSLITPQLKSELILINTEGQRNIILDLCQVKFADSSGLSSLLVGHRLCKNAEGSFILTCLNDAVSRLVSISQLDSVLNIVPTTEEAIDFIFMEEIEKELKREAK; encoded by the coding sequence ATGAAATTCACTGTTGATAAGCACGAGAAGTATGTTTTGATTAAGCTAAACGAGTCAAAGCTGAATTCATTAATCACACCACAACTTAAGTCTGAGTTGATATTGATTAATACCGAAGGTCAACGCAACATCATATTGGATTTATGCCAAGTTAAATTTGCTGATTCATCCGGATTAAGCAGTTTATTAGTTGGCCATCGATTATGCAAAAATGCTGAAGGTAGTTTTATATTAACCTGCTTAAACGACGCTGTTTCTCGCTTAGTGAGCATATCACAGCTAGATAGCGTGTTGAATATCGTTCCAACTACAGAAGAAGCTATTGATTTCATTTTTATGGAAGAAATAGAAAAAGAGTTGAAGAGAGAAGCAAAATAA
- a CDS encoding phosphoribosylaminoimidazolesuccinocarboxamide synthase yields MDAIKETHFNFPGQTAYYKGKVRDVYTINNQYLVMVVTDRISAFDVVLPEPIPYKGQVLNQIAAHFLQATKNIVPNWVVNVPDPSVTIGRMCEPFKVEMVIRGYLAGHAWREYSAGKRELCGVNLPEGLKENDRLPEPIITPTTKASVGHDEDISKADILTKNIVSADDYEQLENYTRALFQRGTEIAAERGLILVDTKYEFGKADGTIYLIDEIHTPDSSRYFYSEGYAERQQSGESQKQLSKEFVRKWLIENGFQGKDGQVVPAMTQDIVQSISERYIELYEQITGHPFVKSNTDNVLFRVENAVNHAIAEL; encoded by the coding sequence ATGGACGCGATAAAAGAAACACATTTTAATTTTCCGGGACAAACTGCTTATTATAAAGGCAAGGTGCGCGATGTGTATACTATCAATAATCAATATTTGGTGATGGTTGTTACTGATCGTATATCAGCTTTTGATGTAGTGTTACCGGAACCTATACCTTATAAAGGGCAAGTGCTTAATCAAATTGCTGCTCATTTTTTGCAAGCCACCAAAAACATAGTGCCTAATTGGGTGGTTAATGTACCTGACCCAAGTGTAACTATTGGCCGAATGTGCGAACCATTTAAAGTAGAAATGGTGATACGAGGTTACCTGGCTGGGCATGCATGGAGAGAGTATAGCGCCGGAAAGCGCGAGCTTTGCGGCGTAAATTTGCCAGAAGGTTTAAAAGAAAACGACCGCTTACCTGAGCCAATTATTACACCAACTACCAAAGCATCAGTAGGGCATGATGAGGATATCTCCAAAGCTGATATTTTAACAAAAAACATTGTATCGGCTGATGATTATGAGCAATTGGAAAATTATACACGTGCATTGTTTCAGCGTGGTACCGAGATAGCTGCTGAACGAGGGTTGATTTTGGTAGATACCAAATACGAGTTCGGTAAAGCTGATGGTACTATTTATTTGATAGATGAGATTCATACGCCCGACTCGTCCAGGTATTTTTACAGTGAAGGCTATGCAGAACGCCAACAAAGCGGCGAATCGCAGAAACAACTATCTAAAGAGTTTGTACGCAAATGGCTTATTGAAAATGGTTTTCAAGGTAAGGATGGGCAGGTTGTGCCAGCAATGACCCAAGATATTGTACAATCTATTTCAGAACGTTATATTGAACTCTATGAGCAGATTACAGGCCATCCATTTGTCAAATCAAATACTGACAATGTATTATTCCGGGTTGAAAATGCAGTTAATCACGCAATCGCTGAATTGTGA